In a single window of the Pseudomonas sp. B21-015 genome:
- a CDS encoding shikimate 5-dehydrogenase, protein MQMNPNRDTQLCMSLSGRPGNFGLRFHNHLYEQLGLNFYYKAFSSQDLTGAVSGIRALGIRGCGVSMPFKEACIALVDELDASAEAIQSINTIVNTHGHLKAYNTDYIAIAQLLETHQVPKDSTFALRGSGGMAKAVASALRDGGYKNGLIVARNERAGRALAESLGYSWQAELGGQRPQMLINVTPIGMTGGPEADQLAFDPEAIAAAEIVFDVVAIPSETPLIVRARAEGKRVITGLEVIAIQALEQFVLYTGVRPTDEQFQKAVAFARS, encoded by the coding sequence ATGCAGATGAACCCCAACAGAGACACCCAGCTGTGCATGTCGCTCTCAGGGCGCCCCGGCAATTTCGGCCTGCGGTTTCACAATCATCTGTATGAGCAACTGGGCCTGAATTTTTACTACAAAGCCTTCAGCAGCCAGGACCTGACGGGCGCTGTCAGTGGCATCCGCGCTCTGGGCATTCGGGGTTGTGGCGTGTCGATGCCGTTCAAGGAAGCCTGTATTGCGCTGGTCGATGAGCTGGACGCATCGGCTGAGGCCATTCAATCGATCAACACTATCGTCAACACCCACGGCCACCTCAAGGCTTACAACACCGATTACATTGCCATCGCCCAGTTGCTCGAAACCCATCAGGTACCCAAAGACTCGACTTTTGCCCTGCGCGGCAGCGGCGGCATGGCCAAGGCCGTGGCCAGTGCCCTGCGCGATGGCGGCTACAAAAACGGTCTGATCGTGGCCCGCAACGAGCGCGCCGGGCGTGCTTTGGCCGAATCGTTGGGTTACTCATGGCAGGCGGAACTGGGGGGGCAGCGCCCGCAGATGCTGATCAACGTCACGCCGATCGGCATGACCGGCGGGCCGGAAGCCGATCAACTGGCGTTCGACCCTGAAGCCATCGCTGCCGCCGAGATTGTCTTCGATGTGGTAGCGATTCCCTCGGAAACACCGCTGATCGTGCGCGCGCGCGCCGAAGGCAAACGAGTGATCACCGGGCTGGAAGTGATTGCCATCCAGGCGCTGGAACAGTTCGTGTTGTACACCGGCGTGCGGCCGACCGATGAGCAGTTCCAGAAAGCCGTGGCGTTTGCCCGGAGCTGA
- a CDS encoding YceH family protein, with protein MSTEQETTFDEPRLNSTEIRILGSLIEKQATSAETYPLTLNALMIACNQKTSREPVMNLSQGQVGQSLRALEGRGFTRLVMGSRADRWEHRVDKALELVPAQVILTGLLFLRGPQTVNELLTRSGRMHDFEDAEQVVHQLERLIARGLALLIPRQAGQREDRYMHALGDPADIEAILAARQNPVERGASGGVSVERIEELEARIAALEERLARLE; from the coding sequence ATGAGCACTGAGCAAGAAACGACCTTCGACGAACCACGGCTCAACAGCACGGAAATCCGCATTCTGGGCTCGTTGATCGAGAAACAGGCCACCAGTGCGGAAACCTACCCGCTGACCCTCAATGCCCTGATGATTGCCTGCAACCAGAAAACCAGCCGCGAACCGGTGATGAACCTCAGCCAGGGCCAGGTCGGCCAGAGCCTGCGAGCCCTTGAAGGTCGCGGCTTCACCCGACTGGTGATGGGCAGCCGTGCCGACCGCTGGGAACATCGGGTCGATAAGGCACTGGAACTGGTGCCGGCGCAGGTGATTCTGACCGGGCTGCTGTTCTTGCGCGGTCCGCAGACAGTCAACGAGCTGCTGACCCGCAGTGGCCGCATGCATGACTTCGAAGATGCCGAGCAGGTGGTGCATCAGCTCGAACGCCTGATTGCCAGAGGTCTGGCGCTGCTGATCCCGCGCCAGGCCGGCCAGCGCGAAGACCGTTACATGCATGCACTGGGCGATCCGGCGGATATCGAAGCCATCCTGGCGGCCCGGCAGAATCCGGTGGAGCGTGGCGCCAGTGGCGGCGTGTCGGTTGAACGAATCGAAGAGCTTGAAGCGCGGATTGCGGCGCTGGAAGAACGACTGGCACGCCTCGAATAG
- a CDS encoding DUF1993 family protein produces the protein MTISLYAASVPVFQQMLNALSNNLSKAEAHATAKNIDPNAFLQARLYPDMFPLVRQVQIAVDFAKGVSARLAEVELPKYDDTETTFAELQALIAKVLAFIGEIKPEQIDGKEGIEIVTRPGTPKEKRFTGQAYLLSYGLPQFFFHVTTAYALLRHNGVEVGKRDYMGAF, from the coding sequence ATGACCATTTCTCTCTATGCCGCTTCCGTTCCGGTTTTCCAGCAAATGCTCAACGCCTTGAGCAACAACCTGAGCAAGGCTGAAGCCCACGCCACCGCGAAAAACATCGACCCGAACGCGTTTCTGCAAGCCCGCCTGTACCCGGACATGTTCCCGCTGGTGCGTCAGGTGCAGATCGCCGTTGATTTCGCCAAAGGCGTTTCGGCGCGCCTGGCTGAAGTCGAACTGCCGAAATACGATGACACCGAAACCACCTTCGCCGAACTGCAAGCGTTGATCGCCAAGGTCCTGGCCTTCATCGGCGAGATCAAGCCTGAGCAGATCGATGGCAAGGAAGGCATCGAAATCGTTACCCGTCCAGGCACGCCTAAAGAGAAGCGCTTCACTGGCCAGGCTTACCTGCTGAGCTATGGTCTGCCGCAGTTCTTCTTCCATGTCACCACCGCTTACGCACTGCTGCGTCACAACGGTGTGGAAGTAGGCAAGCGCGATTACATGGGCGCGTTCTAA
- the sstT gene encoding serine/threonine transporter SstT — protein sequence MTASSPSLLQRLQRSSLVTQIIIGLIAGIALALFAPELAKSTAFIGKVFVSALKAVAPILVFVLVMASIANHKHGQETHIRPILFLYLLGTFAAAAVAVIASSLFPSSLVLATQDVAVTAPGGISEVLQSLLLSVVDNPVSALMNANFIGILAWAIGMGIAIRHAGETTREVLGDLSNGVTVIVRLVIRFAPLGIFGLVASTLATSGFGALIGYMHLLAVLLGCMLFVALVMNPAIVFWKLRRNPYPLVLTCLRESGITAFFTRSSAANIPVNLELSKRLGLHEDTYSVSIPLGATINMAGAAITITVLTLAAVHTLGIAVDIPTAILLSIVAAICACGASGVAGGSLLLIPLACSLFGIPSEIAMQVVAVGFIIGVLQDSAETALNSSTDVLFTAAACQGEEQKTQKAREARRLA from the coding sequence ATGACCGCTTCATCCCCTTCTCTCTTGCAACGACTGCAACGCAGCAGCCTGGTCACGCAAATCATCATCGGCCTGATCGCCGGGATTGCCTTGGCGTTGTTCGCGCCTGAGCTGGCCAAGTCCACCGCTTTCATTGGCAAAGTGTTCGTCTCGGCGCTCAAGGCTGTCGCGCCGATTCTGGTGTTCGTGCTGGTCATGGCGTCGATTGCCAACCACAAGCACGGCCAGGAAACCCATATCCGGCCGATTCTGTTTCTGTACCTGCTGGGCACCTTCGCGGCGGCCGCGGTGGCGGTGATTGCCAGCTCGCTGTTTCCGTCGAGTCTGGTGCTGGCTACCCAGGATGTTGCGGTGACCGCACCGGGCGGCATCAGCGAAGTGCTGCAAAGCCTGCTGCTCAGCGTGGTCGATAACCCGGTCAGCGCACTGATGAACGCCAACTTCATCGGCATTCTGGCGTGGGCGATCGGCATGGGCATTGCGATCCGCCATGCTGGCGAGACGACGCGCGAAGTGCTGGGCGACCTGTCCAATGGCGTGACCGTGATTGTGCGCCTGGTGATTCGTTTTGCGCCGCTGGGGATCTTCGGCCTGGTGGCTTCGACCCTCGCCACCTCCGGTTTCGGCGCGTTGATCGGTTATATGCACCTGCTGGCGGTGCTGCTGGGCTGCATGCTGTTCGTGGCGCTGGTGATGAACCCGGCTATCGTGTTCTGGAAGCTGCGTCGCAACCCGTATCCGCTGGTACTCACCTGCCTGCGCGAGAGCGGCATCACCGCCTTCTTCACCCGCAGTTCGGCGGCGAACATTCCGGTCAATCTGGAGTTGAGCAAGCGTCTGGGCCTGCACGAAGACACCTATTCAGTATCGATCCCGCTCGGCGCCACCATCAACATGGCCGGCGCGGCGATCACCATCACCGTGCTGACCCTGGCCGCCGTGCACACCCTGGGCATCGCCGTGGATATTCCGACGGCCATTCTGCTCAGCATTGTCGCGGCGATCTGTGCCTGTGGCGCTTCGGGCGTGGCCGGCGGTTCGTTGTTGCTGATTCCGCTGGCGTGCAGCCTGTTCGGCATCCCCAGCGAAATCGCCATGCAAGTGGTGGCGGTCGGCTTCATCATCGGTGTGTTGCAGGACTCGGCGGAAACCGCGCTGAATTCCTCCACCGACGTGCTGTTCACCGCGGCTGCGTGCCAGGGTGAGGAACAGAAGACCCAGAAAGCCCGGGAAGCCCGGCGTCTGGCATAA